Part of the Nicotiana tabacum cultivar K326 chromosome 20, ASM71507v2, whole genome shotgun sequence genome, ACTAAGTTGTTCAAGAATCATTTTCTTCCAGATAGTCTGATGCAACAATATGCTAGAGACTTTAAGAGATTAGTTCAGACTCCAGATATGGATGTGTCAACATATAACACTAAGTTTTGTAAGCTGGCTATATATGCTCCTCACTTAGTGCCTACCGAAGAAGCTCAAGttcagaggtttgttgatggattgGTTGGTCGTCTATACACTGCAGTAGCCCTACAGATGAAGACTTTATCCTACTCTGATGTAGTCGACCctgctaaaaatattgaaaacAAGGGACGTGAGGAGCGTGCAGCTAGTGAGTTACGTAAGAAGGCCAAGACATGAGGGGCTTTTAGTGGTGGTTTTAGTGAAAATAGAAGAGCGGGAAATcagggacaacaacaacaatagggTTCTCAGACAGGGACACACATGTCTTCATAGTCCACATATAGACCACATTACAGACAGGGTAATAGGGGACCATCATCTTTTGGACATCGTAATTCTGGGCAGATATATGCCACTACTCCAGTCTGCCAGACTTGTGGTAGATCACATTTGGGCCAATGTCGTGTTCTAACTGGAGAGTGCTTTCGGTGTGGCCAGTTGGGACATCACTTGAGGGATTGCCCTCAGCCTCCGAGAAATTTTAACCAGGCTTCTATTCAGTTAACTGCACCGACTCAGACTACTCGTGATACTTCAGGTGCTACAGGTACAGGAAATAGAGGTCGAGGTGCTGGAGACCGTGCTACTATGAATCAAGGACAAGGCAATGCTGGTAGAAGTCAGGCGagagtttttgcatttactagacaGGATGCTCATGCCTCGAATACAGTggttacatgtattatttctgtctgttCATTTGATTCACTTGcattgattgatccgggatctacccACTCCTATGTGTCCTCGTACTTTGCATTGAGATTTAGTAGACAGCCCGAGCTATTGAATGATCCTTTTCTAGTTGCTACTCCTGTTGCAGAGTCTTTGTTAGCTGAATACGCGTATCGTGCTTGTTAGATTCGGGTTGAGGGTAGAGATACTCTAGCTGACcttattgtacttgatatgattgactttgacatgctgatgggaatggattggttatcttcttgcTATGCTATAGTCGATTGTCATGCAAAGATAGTTAAGTTTGACATACCAAATGAACCCAGTTTTATTCTAAGAGGGAGTCAGGTTCCAGAGACTTGTAAAATtgtatcttttatgaaggctcaacgacTTCTGAAGAAAGGTTGCTTGGGTGTCTTAGAAATTGTAAATGATACAAGAAAGGAAACAGTTAGTATAGAGAATGTACCAGTAGTGAGagaattttctgatgtatttcctgaggaTTTACCAGGACTGCCTCCAATAAGAGAAAtaaactttggtattgatttgctaCCTGACACACAGCCCATATCGATACCCCCATATCGAAtagcaccagcagagttgagggagctaaagcaacagttacaagatttgtTAGATAAGtgttttattagacctagtgtatcaccatAGGGTGCACCCGTACTAttcgtaaagaagaaagacggatccatgagaatgtgcattgactatagacagttgaacaagataacaatacgcaacaaatatcatttgcctcgtatagatgacctgtttgatcagttacaaggagctATCCAtttttcaaagattgacctccgttctggttatcatcaacttagaatcaaagatgaagatatttctaagactgctttcagaacttgatacgggcactatgagtttcttgtgatgcctttcggactgacaaatgctccagctgcattcatggatttaatgaatagaGTGTTCAAGTCGTTCTTGGATAGCTTTGTAACCTGATATATTCTCGTAGCCAAGGAGAACATGAGAATCATCTCAGGACTGTGTTGCAGACATTGCGAGAACAtcggctttatgctaagttcttgaagtgtgaattctggctagatagcatttttagggcatgttgtatccaaagatggaattatggtagatcctaagaagactgAAGCTATGCAGAAATGGCCCAGACCTACTTCTCCTACAGAGATTCGCAACCTTTTAGGCTTAGCAGGCTATTACAGGCGTTTTGTGCAGGATTTCTCCAGAATAGCATCGCCGCTGACCAAGCTAACACGAAAAAATGCAAAGTTTCAATGGATAGAGGAATGTGAGcaaagctttcagaaactcaaaatGTGTCTGACAACTACACCAATATTAGCCTTACCATCAGGTCCTGAAGGATTTATAGTATTCTGCGATGCCTCGAGGGTGGGATTAGGATGTGTCTCATGCAAAATGGTcgtgttatagcttatgcttcgagacaattgaaaaagcacgagcaaaactatcctacacatgatttggagatggctgcagtggtatttgctctaaaacattggagacattatctatacggcgaaacttgtgagatttataccgaccataaaagtctgaagtatatctttcagtaGAGAGATCTAAATCTTCGGCAGCGTCGTTGGATAGAATTACTCAAAGACTATGATTGTTCgattttgtatcatcctggaaaagccaatgtggtggttgatgcattgagtagaaaatATATGGGGAGTTTTGGCATATATAGCCCCTGCAAAGAGACTATTGGCTAGAGATATTCAGAGACTAGAAGATACAGGTATCGGATTTAGTATCGGAAATTCAGAAGCATTGTTGTCTTGTGCTCAGGCTAAGTCTTCATTAGTTGAGCGCATTAAGTCCACCCAATATAAGGATGAACGATTATGCAAATACAGAGATGAGGCATTAGCTGGTAAAATCAAGGATATGATTGTTGAAAGTGATGGTGTTCTTCGAATGGGTGACAGGCTATGTGTAGTAGACGTAGATGGGTTGAGACATGCTATTCTTAAAGAAGCTCACAATACTAAATACACTATACATCCTCGATTTTACAAAAATGTACCATGACCTGAAGCAATTTTATTGGTGGAAAggtatgaagaaagatgttgctaacTTTGTTTCTAGTTGTTTAACTTGTCAGTAGGTCAAGGCTGAGCATCAGCAACCCGCAGGACTACTACAACaaattgagattccagagtggaaataggaaagaattactatggattttgtcacCGGGCTACCACGAACCCTTAGAGGTTATGACTCGGTAAGGGTGATTGTAGATCAACTGATGAAATTAGCACACTTTTTGTCGGTAAAGACTGCATATGGTGGAGTAAGGTATGCACAGATATTTATGAACGAAATTGTCCGACTTCACGgagttccagtatccatcatctctgatagagGATCACAGTTCACTTCAcgcttttggaaatcttttcaagaagcattgggtacacgagtagatcttagtactgcatttcatccacaaataga contains:
- the LOC142174508 gene encoding uncharacterized protein LOC142174508, encoding MDWLSSCYAIVDCHAKIVKFDIPNEPSFILRGSQVPETCKIVSFMKAQRLLKKGCLGVLEIVNDTRKETVSIENVPVVREFSDVFPEDLPGLPPIREINFGIDLLPDTQPISIPPYRIAPAELRELKQQLQDLLDKCFIRPSVSP